The Aphelocoma coerulescens isolate FSJ_1873_10779 chromosome 2, UR_Acoe_1.0, whole genome shotgun sequence genome contains a region encoding:
- the CIBAR1 gene encoding CBY1-interacting BAR domain-containing protein 1 isoform X1 has translation MMLLGRGLDARDNQTRQIQDAVSNVEKHFGELCQIFAGYVRKTARLRDKADLLVNEIYAYAATETPNLKVGLKNFADEFSRLQDYRQAEVDRLEAKVVEPLKCYGTIVKLKRDDLKATLTAKHREAKQLSQLEKTRQRNPSDLHIIAENELHRATLETTRTTRHLEETIDNFEKKKIKDIKNIFSEFITIEMLFHGKALEIYTAAYQNIQNIDENEDLEVFRSSLHPPDYQSRLDIVRANSKSPLQRTGSSKSSLRTVQQISRRVLRKDEEEEDEEDEDEVEEDEEDEFGATKEVR, from the exons ATGATGCTCCTGGGCCGCGGGCTGGACGCCAG GGACAATCAGACTAGACAAATACAAGATGCTGTTTCAAATGTGGAAAAACATTTTGGTGAATTGTGCCAAATATTTGCTGGATATGTACGTAAAACTGCCAGACTACGAGACAAAGCAGATCTTCTAGTAAATGAAATATATGCATATGCAGCTACAGAGACACCAAACTTAAAAGTTGGACTGAAAAACTTTGCAGATGAATTTTCCAGACTTCAGGATTATCGCCAGGCAGAG gTTGACAGGCTGGAAGCAAAGGTTGTTGAACCTCTGAAATGTTATGGGACCATAGTGAAACTTAAAAGG GATGATCTTAAAGCAACTTTAACAGCAAAGCACCGAGAAGCCAAGCAATTATCTCAACTGGAAAAGACCCGTCAGCGGAATCCATCAGATCTACACATTATC GCTGAAAATGAACTGCACAGAGCAACGCTGGAGACTACTCGAACAACTCGGCACTTAGAGGAAACCATTGATAattttgagaaaaagaaaataaaggacaTCAAA aacatattttctgaatttataACTATTGAAATGTTGTTCCATGGGAAAGCTTTAGAGATATATACTGCTGCCTACCAAAATATCCAAAATATTGATGAAAATGAAGATTTGGAG GTTTTTCGGAGCTCACTTCATCCACCAGACTATCAGTCTCGCTTAGACATAGTTCGTGCAAATTCCAAGTCCCCCCTGCAAAGAACTGGCTCCTCAAAATCTTCATTGAGAACAGTACAG cAGATTTCCCGCAGAGTGCTAAGAaaagatgaagaagaggaggacgaagaagatgaagatgaggtagaagaagatgaggaggatgaaTTTGGTGCTACTAAGGAAGTGAGATAA
- the CIBAR1 gene encoding CBY1-interacting BAR domain-containing protein 1 isoform X3: MMLLGRGLDARDNQTRQIQDAVSNVEKHFGELCQIFAGYVRKTARLRDKADLLVNEIYAYAATETPNLKVGLKNFADEFSRLQDYRQAEVDRLEAKVVEPLKCYGTIVKLKRAENELHRATLETTRTTRHLEETIDNFEKKKIKDIKNIFSEFITIEMLFHGKALEIYTAAYQNIQNIDENEDLEVFRSSLHPPDYQSRLDIVRANSKSPLQRTGSSKSSLRTVQQISRRVLRKDEEEEDEEDEDEVEEDEEDEFGATKEVR; encoded by the exons ATGATGCTCCTGGGCCGCGGGCTGGACGCCAG GGACAATCAGACTAGACAAATACAAGATGCTGTTTCAAATGTGGAAAAACATTTTGGTGAATTGTGCCAAATATTTGCTGGATATGTACGTAAAACTGCCAGACTACGAGACAAAGCAGATCTTCTAGTAAATGAAATATATGCATATGCAGCTACAGAGACACCAAACTTAAAAGTTGGACTGAAAAACTTTGCAGATGAATTTTCCAGACTTCAGGATTATCGCCAGGCAGAG gTTGACAGGCTGGAAGCAAAGGTTGTTGAACCTCTGAAATGTTATGGGACCATAGTGAAACTTAAAAGG GCTGAAAATGAACTGCACAGAGCAACGCTGGAGACTACTCGAACAACTCGGCACTTAGAGGAAACCATTGATAattttgagaaaaagaaaataaaggacaTCAAA aacatattttctgaatttataACTATTGAAATGTTGTTCCATGGGAAAGCTTTAGAGATATATACTGCTGCCTACCAAAATATCCAAAATATTGATGAAAATGAAGATTTGGAG GTTTTTCGGAGCTCACTTCATCCACCAGACTATCAGTCTCGCTTAGACATAGTTCGTGCAAATTCCAAGTCCCCCCTGCAAAGAACTGGCTCCTCAAAATCTTCATTGAGAACAGTACAG cAGATTTCCCGCAGAGTGCTAAGAaaagatgaagaagaggaggacgaagaagatgaagatgaggtagaagaagatgaggaggatgaaTTTGGTGCTACTAAGGAAGTGAGATAA
- the CIBAR1 gene encoding CBY1-interacting BAR domain-containing protein 1 isoform X2, with product MMLLGRGLDARDNQTRQIQDAVSNVEKHFGELCQIFAGYVRKTARLRDKADLLVNEIYAYAATETPNLKVGLKNFADEFSRLQDYRQAEVDRLEAKVVEPLKCYGTIVKLKRDDLKATLTAKHREAKQLSQLEKTRQRNPSDLHIIAENELHRATLETTRTTRHLEETIDNFEKKKIKDIKNIFSEFITIEMLFHGKALEIYTAAYQNIQNIDENEDLEVFRSSLHPPDYQSRLDIVRANSKSPLQRTGSSKSSLRTVQISRRVLRKDEEEEDEEDEDEVEEDEEDEFGATKEVR from the exons ATGATGCTCCTGGGCCGCGGGCTGGACGCCAG GGACAATCAGACTAGACAAATACAAGATGCTGTTTCAAATGTGGAAAAACATTTTGGTGAATTGTGCCAAATATTTGCTGGATATGTACGTAAAACTGCCAGACTACGAGACAAAGCAGATCTTCTAGTAAATGAAATATATGCATATGCAGCTACAGAGACACCAAACTTAAAAGTTGGACTGAAAAACTTTGCAGATGAATTTTCCAGACTTCAGGATTATCGCCAGGCAGAG gTTGACAGGCTGGAAGCAAAGGTTGTTGAACCTCTGAAATGTTATGGGACCATAGTGAAACTTAAAAGG GATGATCTTAAAGCAACTTTAACAGCAAAGCACCGAGAAGCCAAGCAATTATCTCAACTGGAAAAGACCCGTCAGCGGAATCCATCAGATCTACACATTATC GCTGAAAATGAACTGCACAGAGCAACGCTGGAGACTACTCGAACAACTCGGCACTTAGAGGAAACCATTGATAattttgagaaaaagaaaataaaggacaTCAAA aacatattttctgaatttataACTATTGAAATGTTGTTCCATGGGAAAGCTTTAGAGATATATACTGCTGCCTACCAAAATATCCAAAATATTGATGAAAATGAAGATTTGGAG GTTTTTCGGAGCTCACTTCATCCACCAGACTATCAGTCTCGCTTAGACATAGTTCGTGCAAATTCCAAGTCCCCCCTGCAAAGAACTGGCTCCTCAAAATCTTCATTGAGAACAGTACAG ATTTCCCGCAGAGTGCTAAGAaaagatgaagaagaggaggacgaagaagatgaagatgaggtagaagaagatgaggaggatgaaTTTGGTGCTACTAAGGAAGTGAGATAA